A region of the Lysobacter sp. K5869 genome:
ATTCTTTTCCAGAGCGGATCCTTGACCTTCTTGGCAACGGTGGCCTTGTCCTTGGCCGCGGTATTCGATGCTTCGTTCATGCTGTCTCCCTGATGTCGCGATGGATTAGGTGATGGAACACAAGCGCCGCTCGCGAGGCGCGGCGGTCAGGCCGGAACCGCTTCGGCTTCGGCGGGCGCGCGATGGGTTTGAGTGAGAAGGTCGGCGAGATACTTCGCCAGGCACAGCAGGGTCAGCGTCGGCGCGACCCGTCCGTTCTCCGGGATCAGCGAGCCGTCGCAGACGTAGAGATCGCGCACGCTGGTTTCGAGTCGCGTATCGACGTCGCTGCCTACCCGCAGCGTGCCGAGCGCGCCGCCGGAGAACATCGGCGCCTTGAAGATGTCGCGGGCGCCGGCGCGTTCGAGGATCGCGCGCGCCGCCTGCTCGCCGCGCGCGAGCTTGTCGAACACCGCGGCATCGAGCGTCTTGTTGTAGCGGCCGTCGGCGGAGAGCCCGCCGCCGACTTCGTCGTGGGCCATCACCGTGACGCCGATGCTCTCGGGATAGGCGAACATGCGCGAAATCTGCATGTACTGCAGCATGAACATGCGGAACGGCAGCTTGTGCACGTTCGCGTCCTTCAGCGCGATGCCCTCTTCCAGCGTGGTTTCCATCGTGCCGCAGAAACTGTCGACGCCGCGAAGGCCCGGGACGCGCCCGAACAGGGTAACGGCCGGATCGATGTAGTAGCCGCCGGCGGCGACATGGTCCAGCCCGCTGCCGCGCAGCAGCACCGGCGTCGCCAGCGAGCCCGCGCAGACCACGACCCGCTCCGCGCGGAACTGCACCGCTTCTTTCTTGATCCGGCATTCCACGCCGACCGCGCGCCCGTTCTCGATCAGCACCCGTTCGGTGAGCGCCTGGCACTTCAGCACCGCGCCCAGGCGCACGGCTTCGTCGACGAAGGTCAGCGCCTTCCACTTGGCCTCGTACGAGTAAACGCCGCTGCACTTGGACTGGTCGATCAGCATCAGCTTCTTCTTCCAGTCGTAACCCAGCGCGAGGGCGGCTTCGCGCACCTTGTGCGCCTGCGGGCTCATGAGCTCGTCGGCCATCTCGGCGAGCGGGACCTGCAGGCGCATCGCATCGTAGGCGGGCTGCAGGTCGATGCCGAGCGCGCGATAGGCGGCGATCGGCGGTTCGTCCATGACCGCCATGAACATCGCGCTCGATCCGCCCGCGGCGTACACCCGGGCGTCCTTGAGCTTGTCGGCCACGGGGACCTCGTTGAACATCGACCCGAGCGTCCAGAGCGTCTCCTTGAGCGGGATATACGGCCCGCGCTCCAGGATCAGCACCTTCTGCCCGCTACGGCTGAGTTCGCGCGCGATCACGGCGCCGGCGGTGCCGGAGCCGACCACGATGCAATCGTAGGTTTCGTTGTCGGTGGACATGCTCATGACTTGTTCGACTCCTGCTGTGCCCCGCCGTTGCCCTGAGTCAGGTACTTGCGGTAGAGCTGTATGTGACGCTCGCGAAAAGCGAAATCGGTCAGCGAGCGCTGGCTGAGGAACTCTTCGTCGATGTCGACGTTGAGCGCGACATCGGTGTGCTCCCAATTGGTGATGCGGCGCTTGGTGAGGTTGTTCATCACGGCCTTCGTGACCAGCCAAACCTTGCCGAACTGCTTAACTTCCATCGCCGAGTACTGCTTGTATTGCCTGCCGCTGCGGTCGTAGAGGTCCTCTTTCAGCGCGATGAAACGCTCCTTGTCGATATAGGAGACGATGCGGCCGTAGTAGGAGCGCTTGAGGCGGCTCTGGGTCGGGGTCAGCTCGATCTTCCAGACCGGGCGGTCGCGGAAGGTGTCCTCGCCCAGCAGCTTGTAGGTGTAATCTCGGACCTTTCTGACGTCCGCGTCCTCGGCCGAGACCTCCGAACCGAACAAGGCGCCGCTCTCGCTGCTGTCGGCGACCGACACGATGCGCTTGACCTTGCTCAACACCGGCAGATAGACCCAGAAGTCGGACGCCTTGTCCGCGGGGTAGCCCCAGGACAGCGTCGCCGTGTTCTTGTCGCTGATCGGTTGGATGATGACGTCGAGCGCCTTGAATTCCAGATCGCGCTCTCCCGGCGCGCCCGGCGTGGTGCGCGTCCTGCTGAACGACTCGACGACCACGACGCGCGGCTTCTCGGCGCAGGACAGCTTTCCGCCGCCGACCTGGTAACGGCAGGTCGAATACTTCAACTGGCGGGCCGAGGACGAAAAGCTGTGATTCGTCGCATCGTCCACCTTGATCATGATCTCCCGGGCATCCTGCGCGAGGGATGCCGTCGGCGCGGCCAGGAACAGCGCCGCGAGCAAAATACGGCTGGCGGTATTCATTCAACGGTCTCCTTTTTGAACTTCGGTTTGAATGCCAACAACAAGGCAGGCAGCAGGAACAGGTCGTTGAGCAGGCCGATGAAGATCGCGAGCGCGCCGAACTTGCCCATGTTGGACGTGCCCGCCGCCGAGGCGACTGCCATGATTCCGAAGCCCAGGCCCAGGATCAGCGCGGTGAACACCACGCCCGGGCCGGCTTCGCTGATGGTTTCCCGCAACGCGGCGTTGACGTCGCCGTTCTTGGCTAGCTTCTGCTGGTAGTGCGAAATGAAGTGCACGGTGTCGTCGATCGAGATGCCGATGATGATTGGCGCGAGCATCATGGTGAAGAAATCCAGCGGGATTCCCGAGATGCCGAGCAAGCCCAGCGCGAGCAGCGCGGGGATCAGGTTGGGAATCAGCGCGATCAGTCCGACCTTGAACGAACCGAACACCAGCAGCAGGATCACGCTCACCACCACCAGGGCGATGCCGAAGGTGATGGCCTCGTTCTCGGTGATGTACTGGGCCGCCTGCATCGCCAGGGCGAAGACGCCGGTGATGGATACCTCGGCCTTGGGGTACTTCGTCTTCAGCTTCGCCATCATCTCGTCGATGTCGGCGCGCATTTGCTCGAAGACCGCTTGGTATTCGTACGATCCGTAGCTGTGCAGCGAGATCTTGATGTTGGCCTTGCGGTAGTTATCGTCGACCAGACGCTGGCGCTCGCTCGGATTCGCGCTGTTGAACATGAACAGCGTTTGCGCCAGCGTTTCGCGCGTTTCGGGAATCCGCTCGTACTGCGGCGCGTTGCCGTTGAGTTTGCGGTTGGCGTCCTTCGCCACATCGGCGATGGAGTTGGTCATCACCACGTACTTCTTGTACTTGGCCTCGAACTTCTTCTGCAGCTCGTCCATCGCCTTCAGAACGTCCGGGTCCTGCAGGGCGAAGTCCTCCTTGAAGTCGAGGTACAGCACCATCGCGTAGGCGCCCATCATGTGCTCGTCGGCGACTTTCACGCTCTGGGTGAAGGTCGAGTCCTTCGGGTACTGGTCCAGAATCTGCGAGTCGATCTTGACCTGGGTCGCGCCGTAGAGGGACACCGCCAGCATCAGCATGAAGGGAACGATGAACGCGACCGGACGCTTCTCAACGAGCGGAAAGACCTTCTCCAAGGCCGACTTCAAATGCGGAAGCACATCCAGAAACCGCTTTTTCTCCGGCGTGGCGACGACGGTCGCCTTCTTCGAGACCGTCGGCCACAAGTCGATCAGTACCGGCAGCAAGTAGAAGGTCAGCAGCAGCGCGAACAGGATGCCGAGGGTCGACATGATCGCGAAGCTCTGGATCGGAACCACCGGCGTGATGTTCAGCGCCATGGTGCCGGTCATGTTGGTGAGACCGGTCAGGAGCAGCGCTACGCCGGCGAACTTATAGGTATGGCGCAGCGCCTCGCGATGGTCGACGCCGGAGGTGCGCTGGTGGGTGTAGCCGGTCAGCGTGTGCACCGTATCGGCGACGCCGACGGTGAGAATCAACAAGATGGTGAGAATCAAGAAACCGGTGACGGTGAGTCCGAGCAACCCGGCGGCGCCGAGGGTGAAAACCGTGCTCAGGATGACGATCAGCATCGACCACACCACGGCCGACGCGGAACGGAACAGGAACCACAGCAGCACCACGATGATCGCGAACGCGGCCAGATAGAGAATGCCCATCTCTTCGGACATCTTCACATCGTGTTCGGCGGCCGCGGTGTTGCCGACCGCGTAGAAGTCGAACTGCTTGGCGTACTCGGGCTTACCGAGGATCTTCTTGATCTCCTCGAACAGCTTCAGGTAGTCGGCCTGATCGGTGGGCTTGAACTCGACCGGCTTGTCCCCGTCGGCCGGGGCAGCCTGCTCGAGCGACAGGACCGTGTCCTCGGTAACGGCCTCCGCGTCGACCGGGACGGTGCCGAAGTCGGTTTCGATGTAAATGCCGCCGTACTTGTGATCGCGCGAGAAGAACTGCAGCGGAAGCTGCTTCTCGGATTCGGCGATCGCCTTGATCTGGGCGATGGCTTCGGGCGAGGTGGGCACGGTGTCGCCGACCAACTGCCTGGAGGCCAGCACGTCGCCGTCGACCGTCAGCACCGGGGCGTTCACCAAGGTGTCGACCTTGACGATGTGTTCCAGCGCGGACTTCTCGCCTTCCTTGAGCTTGGCGCGGAAGTTGATCAGATCGTTCTGGATGCCGCGCGCGGCTTCCAGCGAAGCCGGCGAGAACACGTCCCCATCCTTCGGCTTGTAGACGATATAGACGCCGTCTTCGCTGCCGAACTGCGCGTGATAGCGGTTGAACGCGATCAGCGTCGGGTCGTCCTTGCTGAACCACCCCTCGATGGTCATGTCCATGCGCAGCTTGCCGATGCCGAAGACGCTCGCGGCGAGCAAGGCGAGGAACACGATGCCGACCAGCAGGCGTCTCTTGCGCAACGCATCCGGTACGTTTTCGAAGTGCTCGGACAATCGGTTTACGAGTCGATCTCTAACGGACATGAAGGCACTTCCTGTTGGTCATGGTGATTGCCCCGCGCAGGTTCGACACCGGCGCGGACACAGGCTGATTGAGGGGTCAATACGGCGATGCGTCGCGGGCCCTGCCCGCGCTACCGGTCGCGCCGGGCCGGCGGCTCATAGGAAGATCCTCGCGATCGCCGCGCTTCCATCCGCGCCGACGACGGAAATATGGTCCGCGTCGATATCGATGCAGGAAGCGGGCTTGGCCAGGAACTTGCTCCAGCCGAGCGTCGGCGACTGATCGCCGTTGCTTCGCGTCGCCCGCACGATCACCGTCTCGCAGGCTTCCGGCAGCTTTTTCGGGCGATAGCTGCGGCATGCCTTCTCGTTGGCGAGCGAAATCCGATACGCGAGCATGAAATTCTCTCTGGGCATCCAGAATCCGTTTCGCTGGACCAGATCGAAGAGATAGTCGGCCCACCGATCCTCGGGGACTTCGCGGAACTCGTCGGCGCTCATTTCCCACTTGCCGCCGAGCGAACGGATCAGATTGGCGAAGGACTCGAAAATCTCGTCCGAGAGGCTCCGCATCGACGGCCCCGGGCAGCGGCAATCCACCAGCACCAGCCGCTCGACCGCGATGTTCTTCTTCATCAGCTGATGGGCCATCTCGAAGGCGGCGACGGCGCCGTTGGAATAGCCGAGCAGGCTCAGCTTGTCGCAGTCGCGCAACGCCGCCAGGGTGGCGATATTGGCTTCGGCCATCGCGCGTATCGAGTCGAGCGGTTCGCGCTTGCCGTCCAGGCCGACCGACTGGATTCCGAACATCGGACGGATGCCGTTCATCGCGCGGCTCAAAGTCCGCAGCGACAAAACGCTGCCGTCGGCGCCCGGAACGGCGAAGACCGGCGTTCCCGACCCGTTGGTCTGCATCGGCACCAGGTCGTCGGCGACCGCATCGCGGCTTACGAACCAGGTTTCGAGGTCGGTTTTCGCCGACGCGGCGATGCGCAGCAGCTTCGAGCGCGAGGCCACGGCCGGCGCGGCAGGCGCGGCGGCCTGTCCGACGACGTGGATGCGATCGATCTTGGCCGGATAGGTTTCGGCCAGATGAGCAGCGAGGCGCTCGATGTTCGGATAATTGAAAACGACGCTGGGAGAAAGGTTTTCGCCGAGCAATCCGATGAGTTTTTGGATCACCGAGGCCATTCCGACCGAATCGAAGCCGAGATCGAGAAAATCCAGGCCGACATCGACGTCCGTGCGCGGCACGCCGAGCACCGCGGCGGCTTCCTGCGTCAGGAACAGCGCGATCTTGTCCGCGGCGTCAAGCGTTTGCGCCTGTTCGCCGTCGGCAAGCGCATCGACGAAACGCAACTTGCGCTCGGCATCGCGCGTGCAGCCGCCGTCGATCTCTGTCTTGGCTTTCTGCGGCCTCGCTACGGTGGGGATCTCTACCCGCTTCGGCGCGTCGGCGTCGTCGAAATCCAGCCAGTAGCGGTTCTTAGCGAACGGATACAGCGGAATGTCGACCAGCTGCGGCAGCGCTTGGGCGTTGCGGCGACGGGTCAGCGCCACCTCGCGCCAGTAACGCTCCCAGGGCATATCGATGCCGGCCACCCACAGCGTCGCGATGTCCTTCAACAGGCCTTCGCGCAGGTTCTCGAGCAGCTTGTCCTCGCCGATCTGCGACTTGATCATGCTGAAGACGCGGCTGTTGTCGCGCGCCTGCGGGCCGCCGATGAAGATCGGTCCGCTGCCCTCCGCCGGCTTGTCCGCGGCCAGATGCTTGGCGGCGCGCGTCAACGCTTCGGTCAGCTCCTTGTGGCTGGCGGCGACGATAGCGATCCGGTGCTCCATCGGCACGGTCGCCAGCTGCAGGGTGTAGGCGATGTCCTCCAGCAGCGAACGGCTGGCATAGAGGGCCAGCGATTCCTGCAGGGACTCGCGCGCGAGGGTCAACGATTCCTGCAG
Encoded here:
- a CDS encoding MMPL family transporter translates to MRKRRLLVGIVFLALLAASVFGIGKLRMDMTIEGWFSKDDPTLIAFNRYHAQFGSEDGVYIVYKPKDGDVFSPASLEAARGIQNDLINFRAKLKEGEKSALEHIVKVDTLVNAPVLTVDGDVLASRQLVGDTVPTSPEAIAQIKAIAESEKQLPLQFFSRDHKYGGIYIETDFGTVPVDAEAVTEDTVLSLEQAAPADGDKPVEFKPTDQADYLKLFEEIKKILGKPEYAKQFDFYAVGNTAAAEHDVKMSEEMGILYLAAFAIIVVLLWFLFRSASAVVWSMLIVILSTVFTLGAAGLLGLTVTGFLILTILLILTVGVADTVHTLTGYTHQRTSGVDHREALRHTYKFAGVALLLTGLTNMTGTMALNITPVVPIQSFAIMSTLGILFALLLTFYLLPVLIDLWPTVSKKATVVATPEKKRFLDVLPHLKSALEKVFPLVEKRPVAFIVPFMLMLAVSLYGATQVKIDSQILDQYPKDSTFTQSVKVADEHMMGAYAMVLYLDFKEDFALQDPDVLKAMDELQKKFEAKYKKYVVMTNSIADVAKDANRKLNGNAPQYERIPETRETLAQTLFMFNSANPSERQRLVDDNYRKANIKISLHSYGSYEYQAVFEQMRADIDEMMAKLKTKYPKAEVSITGVFALAMQAAQYITENEAITFGIALVVVSVILLLVFGSFKVGLIALIPNLIPALLALGLLGISGIPLDFFTMMLAPIIIGISIDDTVHFISHYQQKLAKNGDVNAALRETISEAGPGVVFTALILGLGFGIMAVASAAGTSNMGKFGALAIFIGLLNDLFLLPALLLAFKPKFKKETVE
- a CDS encoding outer membrane lipoprotein-sorting protein, translated to MNTASRILLAALFLAAPTASLAQDAREIMIKVDDATNHSFSSSARQLKYSTCRYQVGGGKLSCAEKPRVVVVESFSRTRTTPGAPGERDLEFKALDVIIQPISDKNTATLSWGYPADKASDFWVYLPVLSKVKRIVSVADSSESGALFGSEVSAEDADVRKVRDYTYKLLGEDTFRDRPVWKIELTPTQSRLKRSYYGRIVSYIDKERFIALKEDLYDRSGRQYKQYSAMEVKQFGKVWLVTKAVMNNLTKRRITNWEHTDVALNVDIDEEFLSQRSLTDFAFRERHIQLYRKYLTQGNGGAQQESNKS
- a CDS encoding FAD-dependent oxidoreductase, with translation MSMSTDNETYDCIVVGSGTAGAVIARELSRSGQKVLILERGPYIPLKETLWTLGSMFNEVPVADKLKDARVYAAGGSSAMFMAVMDEPPIAAYRALGIDLQPAYDAMRLQVPLAEMADELMSPQAHKVREAALALGYDWKKKLMLIDQSKCSGVYSYEAKWKALTFVDEAVRLGAVLKCQALTERVLIENGRAVGVECRIKKEAVQFRAERVVVCAGSLATPVLLRGSGLDHVAAGGYYIDPAVTLFGRVPGLRGVDSFCGTMETTLEEGIALKDANVHKLPFRMFMLQYMQISRMFAYPESIGVTVMAHDEVGGGLSADGRYNKTLDAAVFDKLARGEQAARAILERAGARDIFKAPMFSGGALGTLRVGSDVDTRLETSVRDLYVCDGSLIPENGRVAPTLTLLCLAKYLADLLTQTHRAPAEAEAVPA